From Cricetulus griseus strain 17A/GY chromosome 1 unlocalized genomic scaffold, alternate assembly CriGri-PICRH-1.0 chr1_0, whole genome shotgun sequence, a single genomic window includes:
- the LOC100771528 gene encoding translocating chain-associated membrane protein 1-like 1 translates to MGLRKKNARNPPVLSHEFMVQNHADMVSCVGMFFVLGLMFEGTAEMSIVFLTLQHGVVVPAEELPSGSRTLYHYGVKDLATVFFYMLVAIIIHATVQEYILDKISKRLQLTKGKQNKLNEAGQLSVFYIVSGIWGMAILTSENCLSDPTLLWKAQPHNMMTFQMKFFYISQLAYWFHSFPELYFQKVRKQDLPGQLIYIGLHLFHIGGAYLLYLNHLGLLLLMLHYFVELLSNICSLFYFGDERYQKGLSLWPVVFICGRLVTLIVSVVTVGLHLAGSQNRNANALSGNVNVLAAKIAVLSSSCSIQVYITWTLTTVWLQRWLEDASLQASGRKRRSRSRKGMENGVENPNRIDPPPKKKEKAQ, encoded by the coding sequence ATGGGGCTCCGCAAGAAGAACGCCAGGAACCCCCCGGTGTTGAGCCACGAATTCATGGTGCAGAACCACGCGGACATGGTCTCCTGCGTGGGCATGTTCTTCGTGCTGGGGCTTATGTTCGAGGGCACGGCCGAGATGTCGATTGTGTTCCTCACGCTGCAGCATGGAGTCGTTGTCCCCGCGGAAGAGCTGCCTTCGGGGTCCAGGACCCTGTACCATTATGGGGTCAAGGATCTGGCCACAGTGTTCTTCTACATGCTGGTGGCCATCATCATCCACGCCACCGTTCAGGAGTATATTCTGGATAAGATCAGCAAGAGACTGCAGCTCAccaaaggcaaacaaaacaaactgaacgAGGCGGGGCAGCTCAGTGTGTTCTATATAGTGTCTGGTATCTGGGGCATGGCCATTCTGACCTCTGAGAACTGCCTGTCAGACCCCACTCTGCTGTGGAAGGCTCAGCCCCACAACATGATGACATTTCAGATGAAATTTTTCTACATCTCACAGCTGGCTTACTGGTTTCATAGTTTTCCCGAGCTCTACTTCCAAAAAGTCAGGAAGCAAGACCTCCCGGGTCAGCTCATTTACATCGGGCTCCACCTCTTCCACATTGGAGGGGCCTATCTCTTGTACCTGAACCACCTGGGCCTGCTGCTTCTGATGCTGCACTATTTCGTGGAGCTCCTCTCCAACATATGCAGCCTGTTCTACTTTGGTGATGAGCGGTACCAGAAGGGGTTGTCTCTGTGGCCTGTGGTGTTTATATGCGGGAGACTCGTGACGTTGATTGTCTCGGTAGTCACAGTAGGTCTTCACCTGGCTGGGTCACAGAATCGGAATGCTAATGCCCTCTCTGGAAATGTCAATGTGTTGGCGGCTAAAATCGCCGTTCTGTCTTCAAGTTGCAGTATCCAGGTGTACATAACGTGGACCTTGACTACTGTCTGGCTTCAGAGATGGTTAGAAGATGCGAGTCTTCAGGCTTCGGGGAGGAAGAGACGATCCAGGTCGAGAAAAGGCATGGAAAATGGAGTGGAGAATCCGAATAGAATAGATCCTCcaccaaagaagaaagagaaagctcAATGA